ATTCTTGCATTAGACATAAACGTACTCTTTAATCTATATAAGAAACAACGAACAAATTATTAAGATATGGAAGAATCATGACCTCTACTGTCCTCGTTTCCGTTTTTTGCCCTGATCAGACAGGCTTGGTCGCTTCAATTACCGGCAATTTATTCGACCTTGGTGCAAATCTGGCGGCGACCACATTCACCGCCCTTGGAACTGGCGCTGAATTCACCGCTGTTGCCGAACTACCTGAAGACGTCAGCATTGATGATATCCAAAATGATTTAGAAAAAATTGACGTATTGAATGGGGCGCAAATTTCCATCACACCATTTACGCTGGAACCGAATCAAGGCCCACACGGGCGTATTACTCACCGAATCACCGTATCTGGTGGTGATCGCCCCGGCCTGATTGCCCGTCTGTGTGAAGTTTTTGTCCAGTTCAAAGCCAACATCGTTCGCATGAATGCTGAAAGGCTAGTCAGCGGCACTCAGGATCAATATATCATTCGCTTTTCCGTCTGCCTTGATGACGACAAAGCGGATAAATGTTTGGCAACAATTGGCAATACAGCAGGCGAGCTTAAACTCGATTACCATTGGGAAGGTGCATGAAACACCTTTCTTGTTAACGAAAAAGAAACGCCTCCCTTGCCACAATGCTTGAGACTTGCGTG
This sequence is a window from Terasakiella sp. SH-1. Protein-coding genes within it:
- a CDS encoding amino acid-binding protein — encoded protein: MTSTVLVSVFCPDQTGLVASITGNLFDLGANLAATTFTALGTGAEFTAVAELPEDVSIDDIQNDLEKIDVLNGAQISITPFTLEPNQGPHGRITHRITVSGGDRPGLIARLCEVFVQFKANIVRMNAERLVSGTQDQYIIRFSVCLDDDKADKCLATIGNTAGELKLDYHWEGA